From the genome of Rhodobacteraceae bacterium Araon29, one region includes:
- a CDS encoding ATP-binding cassette domain-containing protein, with amino-acid sequence MSEPFLIGATMTGGYGNGPDILHACTIEVQRGEIAVIVGPNGAGKSTAMKAIFGMLALKQGSVELDGEDISQLSPQDRVVKGMGFVPQNSNIFSSMTVEENLEMGAFIRTDDFSGTLDQVYDLFPILREKRLQVAGELSGGQRQQVAVGRALMTQPKVLMLDEPTAGVSPIVMDELFDRIIEVARTGIPILMVEQNARQALEIADKGYVMVQGRNAYTDTGKNLLADPDVRKSFLGG; translated from the coding sequence ATGAGTGAGCCATTTTTAATCGGCGCGACGATGACAGGCGGTTATGGAAACGGCCCCGATATCCTGCACGCCTGTACAATAGAAGTACAGCGCGGTGAAATTGCTGTGATCGTTGGCCCAAACGGCGCTGGAAAATCAACAGCCATGAAAGCCATTTTTGGAATGCTCGCCCTAAAACAAGGTTCGGTAGAGCTAGACGGCGAAGACATTAGCCAGCTAAGCCCCCAAGATCGGGTGGTCAAAGGAATGGGTTTTGTTCCGCAAAACAGCAACATATTTTCATCCATGACCGTGGAAGAAAACTTGGAGATGGGTGCATTTATTCGCACTGATGATTTCTCAGGCACTCTTGATCAAGTCTATGATCTATTTCCCATACTTCGAGAGAAACGGCTTCAAGTTGCGGGCGAATTATCCGGAGGCCAGCGTCAACAGGTGGCCGTAGGCCGAGCCTTAATGACCCAACCTAAAGTTTTGATGCTGGATGAACCGACCGCAGGTGTAAGCCCCATTGTTATGGATGAGTTATTTGATCGCATTATTGAGGTTGCCCGTACTGGTATTCCGATTTTAATGGTTGAGCAAAACGCTCGGCAGGCTTTGGAAATAGCCGATAAAGGCTATGTCATGGTACAGGGCCGCAATGCTTATACAGATACAGGAAAAAACCTTTTGGCTGATCCTGATGTCCGCAAAAGCTTTTTAGGAGGATAA
- a CDS encoding ATP-binding cassette domain-containing protein, whose amino-acid sequence MIKVENLHKHFGGFRAVDGASLEISPGSITGLIGPNGAGKTTLFNVIAGVLGPTSGLVTMDGEDITGLPPHSLFEKGLLRTFQIAHEFHSMTCKENLMMVPSGQSGEALWNTWFGRKRIANEERALAAKADQVLEFLTIDHLKDHRAGQVSGGQKKLLELGRTMMVDAKIVFLDEVGAGVNRTLLNTIADAIQRLNKERGYTFVVIEHDMDFIGRLCDPVICMAEGKVLAQGTLDEIKSNEQVIEAYLGTGLKHKTGT is encoded by the coding sequence TTGATCAAGGTTGAGAATCTTCACAAACACTTTGGTGGTTTTCGCGCGGTTGATGGGGCCAGTTTAGAGATTTCTCCAGGTTCAATCACGGGATTAATTGGACCAAATGGAGCAGGAAAGACAACGCTCTTTAATGTAATTGCAGGTGTGTTGGGACCAACCTCAGGGCTGGTTACAATGGACGGCGAAGATATCACCGGGCTACCGCCGCATAGCCTATTTGAAAAGGGTTTACTTAGAACTTTTCAAATCGCCCATGAGTTTCATTCCATGACCTGTAAAGAGAACCTGATGATGGTTCCTTCAGGCCAGTCTGGTGAAGCCCTGTGGAACACATGGTTTGGACGCAAGCGGATTGCAAATGAAGAGCGCGCACTAGCAGCAAAAGCCGACCAAGTACTTGAATTTCTAACAATTGATCATCTCAAGGATCATCGGGCTGGTCAGGTGTCCGGAGGACAAAAAAAGCTCCTCGAGTTGGGACGGACAATGATGGTAGACGCTAAGATTGTTTTCCTTGATGAGGTGGGGGCTGGCGTCAATCGAACACTTCTCAATACAATAGCTGATGCAATTCAACGCCTAAATAAAGAACGCGGTTATACCTTTGTTGTGATTGAGCATGATATGGATTTCATCGGACGACTGTGTGATCCAGTTATTTGTATGGCCGAAGGTAAAGTTCTTGCGCAGGGAACCTTGGACGAAATCAAATCAAATGAACAAGTCATCGAAGCTTACCTAGGCACTGGCTTGAAGCATAAAACCGGCACATAG
- a CDS encoding ABC transporter substrate-binding protein — protein sequence MKKFLAASAATALMAGAVFADGHSSEIKIGVILGFTGPIESLTPAMADGAEVAMKEVTDSGKLLGGAKVTPVRADSTCVDAAAATAAAERLITSDGVKGIMGADCSGVTGAILANVALANGMVMISPSATSPGLSTAEDNGLFFRTAPSDARQGVVMTEVLMEEGINEVAVTYTNNDYGKGLADSFQAAFEAAGGTVTINAAHEDGKADYSAEVGALAAAGGDRLVVAGYVDQGGSGIVRAALDSGAFDTFHFPDGMIGAKLEENFGDEIDGSTGQHPGTDSAGAAKYTDMVGGAFDATSPFSPESYDAAALIMLAMQAAGSSEPGDYKATVMDVANAPGEQIFPGELAKALDILASGGEIDYVGATAVELIGPGESAGNYRQIVVEGGKITTAQYR from the coding sequence ATGAAAAAGTTTTTAGCGGCATCTGCCGCGACAGCATTAATGGCTGGAGCTGTATTTGCAGACGGCCATTCTAGCGAAATCAAAATTGGCGTAATTCTGGGCTTTACTGGTCCAATTGAATCGCTAACACCAGCCATGGCGGACGGCGCCGAAGTGGCGATGAAAGAGGTAACCGACAGTGGCAAGCTCTTGGGTGGCGCAAAAGTGACGCCTGTTCGAGCTGACAGCACATGTGTCGATGCCGCCGCTGCCACGGCAGCCGCAGAGCGTTTAATCACCAGTGATGGCGTCAAAGGCATCATGGGCGCTGACTGCTCAGGTGTAACAGGTGCTATCTTGGCGAATGTTGCCCTTGCAAATGGGATGGTTATGATTTCACCATCAGCCACGTCGCCAGGCCTGTCTACTGCCGAAGACAATGGGCTCTTTTTCCGGACGGCGCCGTCTGACGCACGTCAGGGTGTTGTAATGACAGAAGTTCTCATGGAAGAAGGCATCAACGAAGTTGCCGTGACTTATACCAACAATGACTACGGTAAAGGTCTTGCAGATAGCTTCCAGGCAGCTTTTGAAGCCGCAGGTGGTACAGTAACAATCAACGCCGCGCACGAAGATGGCAAAGCGGATTATTCTGCTGAAGTTGGTGCACTAGCTGCCGCAGGAGGCGATCGTTTGGTTGTGGCAGGTTATGTTGACCAAGGCGGTAGCGGCATCGTACGGGCTGCACTGGACAGTGGCGCATTCGACACATTCCATTTTCCTGATGGTATGATTGGAGCTAAGCTTGAAGAGAATTTTGGGGATGAAATCGACGGTTCTACTGGCCAGCATCCTGGCACAGATAGCGCGGGCGCTGCAAAATACACCGATATGGTAGGAGGCGCATTTGATGCAACATCACCATTCTCGCCAGAAAGCTATGATGCTGCTGCTTTGATTATGCTTGCCATGCAAGCGGCTGGTTCGTCTGAGCCAGGCGACTACAAGGCAACAGTGATGGACGTTGCAAACGCACCTGGAGAGCAGATTTTCCCAGGTGAGCTGGCGAAAGCCTTAGATATCTTGGCCAGTGGCGGCGAAATCGACTATGTTGGTGCAACTGCTGTTGAATTGATTGGGCCGGGCGAATCTGCTGGTAACTACCGTCAAATCGTTGTTGAAGGCGGTAAAATCACAACTGCTCAGTATCGCTAA
- a CDS encoding helix-turn-helix domain-containing protein: MSSQPQVTPSRLTPTKTRRFAFVLIESFSLLSFASAVDALRIANRMAETTLYSWIFIGEGGDTISCSAGTSFKLHDDLIELKRDDTIMLCGGMNIQAHSSKKILNWIRREARRGLAIAGLCTGAYPMAKAGILDGKRATIHWENQDSFSEEFAEVDLTKSVFITDGMRMTTAGGTSSIDLMLKIIADDHGEDLANAVADQMIYSSIRTDQDTQRLSVPTRIGVRHPKLSAVIQMMETNIEEPISPAVLAKDVGMSTRQLERLFRRYLNRSPKRYYMELRLQKARNLLMQTNMSVINVALACGFASPSHFSKCYRAHYDTTPYRERGSHSVRI; encoded by the coding sequence ATGAGCAGTCAACCCCAAGTAACGCCCTCGCGTCTGACACCGACCAAAACACGGCGGTTTGCATTTGTTTTGATCGAGAGCTTTTCTCTGTTGTCCTTCGCCTCGGCGGTTGATGCCTTACGAATTGCCAATCGCATGGCAGAAACCACATTATATTCTTGGATATTCATTGGGGAAGGCGGAGATACGATATCCTGCTCAGCAGGTACTTCTTTTAAACTTCATGATGATCTGATTGAACTCAAAAGAGATGACACCATCATGTTATGCGGCGGTATGAATATTCAAGCGCATAGCTCGAAAAAAATTCTCAATTGGATTCGCCGAGAAGCACGGCGGGGATTGGCAATCGCGGGTCTATGCACAGGGGCCTACCCGATGGCCAAGGCAGGAATCTTGGATGGCAAACGAGCAACAATACATTGGGAGAACCAAGATAGTTTTTCCGAAGAATTCGCTGAGGTTGACCTAACCAAGTCAGTATTCATTACCGACGGCATGCGAATGACAACAGCGGGTGGCACATCATCAATTGATTTGATGCTTAAAATAATTGCCGACGATCATGGAGAAGATTTGGCAAATGCTGTTGCCGATCAAATGATATACAGCTCGATTAGAACAGACCAAGACACCCAAAGGCTCTCTGTTCCGACACGAATTGGGGTGCGCCATCCCAAATTAAGCGCCGTCATCCAGATGATGGAAACAAACATAGAAGAACCCATTAGCCCAGCTGTTTTGGCCAAGGATGTCGGGATGTCCACCCGCCAACTCGAAAGATTGTTTCGGCGCTACCTCAATCGTAGCCCCAAGCGGTATTATATGGAATTACGACTACAAAAAGCCCGTAATCTATTGATGCAAACCAATATGAGCGTAATAAATGTGGCGTTGGCTTGTGGTTTTGCATCGCCTTCACATTTCTCAAAATGTTATCGGGCCCATTACGATACAACACCTTATCGCGAGCGTGGCAGCCACTCGGTTCGAATATAA
- a CDS encoding 3-deoxy-7-phosphoheptulonate synthase class II has translation MSEWQKTDWRKKPRVQMPEYIDQGALLKVEGQLSKYPPLVFAGEARNLKAKLGAASRGEAFLLQGGDCAESFEQFTADGIRDTFKVLLQMAMVLTFGAKVPVVKLGRMAGQFAKPRSAPTEVQNGVELPSYRGDIINELAFTPEARIPDPQKMLQAYTQSAATLNLLRAFSTGGYADMHQVHSWTLGFTESEKAAQYRQMAQRINDALDFMSAAGIGSDSAQELRTVDFFISHEALLLEYEQALTRLDSTSGKWLAGSGHLIWIGDRTRQPDGAHVEFCKGVQNPIGLKCGPSTSVEDLKVLMEKLNPENEAGRLTLIARFGAGAVGDHLPRLINAVKEEGANVLWTCDAMHGNTIKSSSGYKTRPFESVLREVREFFAIHNAEGTIPGGVHFEMTGQDVTECTGGVREVTDEDLSDRYHTACDPRLNASQSLELAFLVAEELVMHRETQEKQAALSV, from the coding sequence ATGTCTGAGTGGCAAAAAACTGATTGGCGGAAAAAGCCTCGGGTGCAGATGCCTGAATATATCGATCAAGGTGCGCTTTTGAAGGTTGAAGGCCAGCTATCAAAGTATCCACCGCTGGTTTTTGCGGGTGAGGCACGCAATTTAAAGGCTAAGCTGGGTGCAGCATCTCGTGGTGAGGCTTTCTTGCTGCAAGGGGGCGACTGCGCAGAAAGTTTTGAGCAATTCACTGCCGACGGAATTCGTGACACATTTAAGGTTCTTTTGCAGATGGCAATGGTGCTTACCTTCGGTGCAAAGGTACCCGTTGTAAAGCTTGGGCGGATGGCGGGGCAGTTTGCTAAACCTCGCTCAGCGCCTACCGAAGTGCAAAATGGCGTAGAGCTGCCCAGTTATCGCGGTGACATCATAAACGAACTGGCGTTCACCCCAGAAGCTCGTATCCCAGATCCCCAAAAGATGCTGCAAGCCTATACGCAATCAGCGGCCACTTTAAACTTGCTCCGCGCCTTCTCTACTGGCGGATATGCCGATATGCATCAGGTCCACAGTTGGACATTAGGCTTTACTGAAAGTGAAAAAGCAGCCCAATACCGTCAAATGGCCCAGCGCATTAACGATGCATTGGATTTTATGAGTGCTGCGGGGATAGGGTCTGATTCTGCGCAAGAATTGCGAACTGTTGATTTTTTCATTAGCCATGAGGCTTTGCTTCTGGAATATGAACAAGCGCTTACTCGGTTGGATTCCACCTCAGGAAAATGGCTTGCTGGTTCGGGCCATTTAATTTGGATAGGGGATCGCACCCGACAGCCAGATGGAGCCCATGTTGAATTTTGTAAGGGTGTGCAAAATCCGATTGGATTAAAATGTGGGCCGAGCACCTCGGTTGAGGATTTGAAGGTTTTGATGGAAAAGTTGAATCCGGAAAATGAGGCTGGGCGTTTAACCTTAATTGCTCGTTTTGGCGCTGGCGCAGTAGGAGACCATCTGCCGCGTCTTATAAATGCAGTTAAGGAAGAAGGCGCCAACGTTTTGTGGACCTGCGATGCAATGCATGGAAATACGATAAAATCGTCATCAGGCTATAAAACCAGACCATTTGAAAGTGTCCTCAGAGAAGTTCGCGAATTTTTTGCTATTCATAATGCCGAAGGCACCATTCCAGGTGGCGTACATTTTGAAATGACTGGTCAGGATGTGACCGAATGTACCGGGGGCGTAAGGGAAGTTACCGACGAGGACCTTTCTGACCGTTATCATACGGCCTGTGATCCACGCTTGAATGCAAGTCAATCGCTTGAACTTGCGTTTTTGGTAGCTGAAGAATTGGTGATGCACAGGGAGACCCAGGAAAAACAGGCTGCGTTGTCCGTGTAG
- a CDS encoding PAS domain-containing protein — protein MGKIYIFNSEKRDFLDYKSNKNPTSALQQVEIYWDELTANETAPWRSQISAVKLKEVLPYIFLINYASENDIFFRFIGASAKLSLEKLSVHTRCKSRVYTDTQSSLKTCITDLFKSPVPRKKTCASDALKTCEKSLFRFGLFPLLDRHAHTTKAIGVIERNRAFIN, from the coding sequence ATGGGAAAAATTTATATATTTAACAGCGAAAAAAGAGACTTTCTTGATTATAAAAGTAACAAAAACCCCACCTCAGCCCTTCAGCAAGTGGAAATTTACTGGGATGAGTTAACAGCAAACGAAACTGCGCCCTGGCGTTCACAAATCAGTGCAGTGAAATTAAAAGAAGTTTTGCCATATATATTTCTGATCAACTATGCCTCTGAAAATGACATATTTTTTCGATTTATAGGTGCATCGGCTAAATTAAGTTTAGAAAAGTTGTCGGTCCATACCCGATGCAAAAGCCGTGTCTACACAGATACTCAGTCAAGTTTAAAAACCTGTATAACTGACCTTTTTAAAAGCCCTGTACCTCGTAAAAAAACATGCGCGTCTGATGCATTAAAGACCTGCGAAAAGTCTTTGTTTCGCTTTGGCTTATTCCCACTTCTTGATAGACATGCACACACGACAAAGGCCATCGGAGTAATCGAAAGAAATCGTGCATTCATTAACTAA
- a CDS encoding YicC family protein — MTLVQSMTGFGAIIGENQTHSWAAELRSVNGKGLDIKIRVPDWIDGLESVVRTRLKQLIKRGNVTLTIKLQSDENDQTVSLSLDQGILIKTLDNIAKIEQHGMDQGVSFAPSKATDLLMIKGITGNKTLSQEQLDTLYTEILASLDPLYEAFIASRLSEGTQLLHLVGSQLDALKTELEKAKALLGARDDHMRGLLKTQSAKILDNTAQFDSQRMAQEVALIFMKSDVTEELDRLAIHIQAASDLMKAGGAVGRRMEFLMQEFNREANTLCAKAQFSELTSIGLEMKVIIDQMREQIQNLE; from the coding sequence ATGACGTTGGTTCAATCAATGACAGGATTTGGTGCCATAATAGGTGAAAACCAAACCCATAGCTGGGCAGCAGAATTGCGGAGTGTGAACGGCAAAGGGCTGGACATAAAAATCAGAGTGCCTGATTGGATTGATGGTCTAGAGAGTGTAGTTCGAACACGATTAAAACAGTTGATAAAGCGGGGCAATGTCACTTTAACAATCAAGTTGCAAAGCGATGAGAACGACCAAACCGTCAGTCTTTCTCTTGATCAAGGAATTTTGATCAAAACATTGGATAATATTGCAAAAATTGAGCAGCATGGGATGGATCAAGGCGTGTCATTTGCCCCATCAAAAGCCACGGATCTTTTGATGATCAAAGGTATTACGGGCAATAAAACCCTGTCCCAAGAGCAGCTTGACACACTCTATACTGAAATTTTAGCATCACTGGACCCACTTTATGAAGCTTTTATTGCTTCGCGCTTATCAGAAGGCACTCAGTTACTTCATCTTGTTGGGTCTCAGTTGGACGCCCTAAAGACCGAACTGGAAAAGGCTAAAGCGCTTTTGGGCGCACGAGATGACCACATGCGCGGTCTTTTAAAAACACAGTCGGCAAAAATTCTTGATAATACAGCGCAATTTGATTCACAGCGGATGGCACAAGAGGTGGCCTTGATCTTTATGAAGTCAGATGTAACTGAAGAATTGGACCGTTTGGCTATTCATATTCAAGCTGCTTCTGATCTAATGAAGGCTGGGGGCGCAGTAGGGCGCCGCATGGAGTTTTTGATGCAGGAATTTAATCGGGAAGCAAATACCCTCTGTGCTAAAGCCCAATTTTCGGAGTTAACCAGCATCGGACTTGAAATGAAGGTCATAATAGATCAAATGCGAGAGCAAATTCAAAATCTGGAATAA
- a CDS encoding guanylate kinase, with protein MSEPTRRGLLIILSSPSGAGKSTLATRLREWDRDIEFSISATTRTPRDGEANGKEYYFHDRKTFKTLVSEGKMLEHAEVFGNFYGSPEQPVRDAILSGRDVLFDVDWQGGQQIKNSVLGQHCVSIFILPPSISELEKRLITRALDAPEVIEARMKKSKDEISHWPEYDYVLVNDMLDTSVEKLKTIISAERMRLSQQPDIVDSIRQLNTEFEDRK; from the coding sequence ATGAGTGAGCCGACACGACGTGGACTATTAATTATACTCTCTTCGCCTTCTGGCGCGGGTAAATCGACTTTGGCAACGCGATTGCGAGAGTGGGATAGAGATATCGAGTTTTCCATATCGGCCACCACACGCACTCCTAGAGACGGTGAAGCAAACGGGAAAGAGTACTACTTCCATGATCGTAAAACATTCAAGACCTTGGTGTCTGAGGGAAAAATGCTTGAACATGCCGAAGTTTTTGGTAATTTTTATGGCAGCCCAGAACAACCAGTAAGAGATGCCATTCTATCGGGCAGGGATGTTTTGTTTGATGTCGATTGGCAAGGCGGCCAGCAAATCAAAAATTCGGTACTTGGGCAGCATTGCGTTTCAATTTTTATCTTACCACCATCAATCAGTGAGCTGGAAAAGCGATTGATAACAAGGGCGTTAGACGCTCCAGAGGTAATAGAAGCTCGGATGAAGAAATCCAAGGATGAGATTAGCCATTGGCCAGAATATGATTATGTTCTGGTCAATGATATGCTGGATACTTCGGTAGAAAAGCTAAAGACGATCATCTCAGCAGAGAGGATGAGGCTATCCCAGCAGCCAGATATTGTTGATAGTATCCGCCAGTTAAATACTGAATTTGAGGATCGTAAATGA
- a CDS encoding gamma carbonic anhydrase family protein encodes MTIYTLGNTAPQISNSAWVAPDANVIGNIELKEKVSVWFGVTLRGDNELIHIGAGSNIQENTVMHTDLGFPLRIGKNCTIGHKVMLHGCEVGNNSLIGMGAIVLNGAKIGSNCLIGAGALITENKTIPDGSLVVGAPGKIIRSLDDKEIMSLEQSALHYQQNAARFMADMERIY; translated from the coding sequence ATGACAATTTATACGCTTGGAAATACGGCGCCCCAAATATCCAATTCTGCTTGGGTGGCGCCAGATGCAAATGTGATCGGCAACATAGAGCTAAAAGAAAAGGTCTCTGTTTGGTTCGGTGTGACATTGCGAGGCGACAATGAACTAATTCACATTGGCGCTGGAAGTAATATCCAAGAAAACACGGTAATGCATACAGATTTGGGATTTCCGCTGCGTATTGGAAAAAATTGTACAATTGGCCACAAAGTCATGCTGCATGGATGTGAAGTGGGTAACAACTCGTTGATAGGGATGGGTGCAATTGTGCTCAATGGGGCAAAAATTGGATCTAACTGTCTTATTGGTGCCGGAGCATTAATTACAGAAAACAAAACCATTCCCGATGGCTCTCTGGTTGTTGGTGCACCTGGCAAAATAATACGTTCTTTAGATGACAAAGAGATTATGTCGCTAGAGCAAAGTGCTCTGCATTACCAGCAAAATGCGGCGCGATTTATGGCCGATATGGAAAGGATTTATTGA
- a CDS encoding aminotransferase class I/II-fold pyridoxal phosphate-dependent enzyme: MRRDLWPIWKGFIELKRNTTTFIRPVGFPQSTSRPVVTPLSPSVVYASDSPDMLDDQYDGKLSGFTYAREGHPNGKALSQILDRLEAAENGIVTGSGMSAVTSAIMATLSNGDHIIAGDQLYGRSLRLMGEELPRLGISVTLANASSSQDIARAINPNTKMVLIEGISNPTLRVADLNGISAICKDAGILLAVDNTFTTPKAFQPLKHGADIAIHSVTKLLAGHSDVTLGYVVAKDPNLNKRIYDFAVTTGLTASPFDCWLAERGLLTFDLRFEKAQKTAENLADALAIHPKVARVLYPMRNDHPDVNLAKIHFEENGCNMVSFELADKTRAAANLFTQRLDGIAFAPTLGDVGTTLSHPVSSSHRSMMASDREKNGISEGFFRVSVGLETPEDLISAFKNALDQL; the protein is encoded by the coding sequence ATGCGGCGCGATTTATGGCCGATATGGAAAGGATTTATTGAGTTGAAACGCAATACAACAACGTTCATTCGCCCTGTGGGGTTCCCGCAAAGTACCAGCCGCCCTGTTGTCACGCCACTTTCGCCGTCGGTGGTATATGCATCGGATAGTCCTGATATGCTGGATGATCAATATGATGGGAAACTATCCGGTTTTACCTATGCGCGCGAGGGGCATCCAAATGGCAAGGCTCTTTCGCAAATTTTGGATCGGTTGGAAGCAGCAGAAAATGGGATTGTGACAGGGTCTGGAATGTCGGCCGTGACGAGCGCGATTATGGCAACGCTGTCTAATGGGGATCATATAATCGCGGGGGATCAGCTTTATGGGCGCTCGTTGCGGTTGATGGGCGAAGAATTACCGCGTTTGGGCATTTCAGTTACGTTGGCCAACGCATCTTCTAGTCAAGATATCGCTCGGGCAATAAATCCAAATACAAAAATGGTTTTGATCGAGGGTATCTCTAATCCAACCTTGAGGGTCGCTGACTTAAATGGAATTTCTGCGATTTGCAAAGATGCTGGCATTTTATTAGCGGTTGATAACACCTTTACAACACCCAAAGCTTTTCAACCATTAAAGCACGGCGCTGATATTGCCATTCACTCAGTAACCAAGCTTCTAGCTGGGCATTCAGATGTTACTTTGGGATATGTTGTAGCAAAGGACCCTAATTTAAACAAACGTATCTATGATTTTGCTGTTACAACCGGTCTGACGGCAAGCCCCTTTGATTGTTGGTTGGCTGAACGGGGTCTATTAACTTTTGATTTAAGGTTTGAAAAAGCCCAAAAAACGGCTGAAAATTTGGCAGATGCATTAGCAATACATCCAAAAGTAGCCCGTGTTCTATATCCAATGCGAAATGACCATCCAGATGTGAACCTTGCTAAAATACATTTTGAGGAAAACGGATGTAATATGGTTAGTTTTGAATTGGCTGATAAGACACGAGCAGCGGCAAATCTGTTTACTCAACGTTTGGATGGCATTGCGTTTGCTCCGACCTTGGGGGATGTGGGAACCACGCTTAGCCATCCTGTAAGTTCATCACACCGCTCAATGATGGCTTCAGATCGTGAGAAAAATGGGATTAGCGAGGGATTTTTTAGAGTTTCCGTTGGTTTAGAAACGCCTGAAGACTTGATTTCCGCCTTTAAAAACGCCCTAGATCAGTTGTGA
- a CDS encoding FAD-dependent oxidoreductase encodes MIEQSNYWMEKCAEEFEVPTLGKRLIADLVVVGGGYTGCAAALEAAKLGLNVILLEAKFCGFGGSGRNVGLVNAGLWLPPDKVKEKMGCAPGEKLVDALSKAPNLVFELINENQIQCDAKRNGTIHCAHNQKGLSDLKLRHAQWQERNAPVSLLDQKQVAKLTGTKSYHGGLIDHRAGIIQPLGYLRGLARAAKAKGAKIFENSPVVRVEQGKGSWSVTTSNGEVVAKTVLFAQNAYAEKGFGMTPSKTAIVNYFQAVTHSLPDDIWAAILPQDQGCWDTAPIMTSVRKAHNNRFVIGAMGQPAGFGRYIHLSWAEKKMAKLFPVLKTAGFESYWSGKISMSSNYIPKILRLDSNLYSIFGYSGRGIGPGTYFGTQFARYLLSNSKQTLPVDITHSYRDRSKVIKTLVFEMGARISHL; translated from the coding sequence ATGATCGAGCAAAGCAACTACTGGATGGAAAAGTGTGCCGAAGAATTTGAGGTGCCAACACTTGGTAAACGCCTGATTGCAGATCTGGTGGTTGTCGGGGGCGGTTATACAGGCTGTGCAGCGGCCCTAGAAGCAGCAAAGCTAGGATTAAATGTGATTTTGCTGGAGGCAAAATTTTGCGGTTTCGGCGGATCTGGTCGCAATGTGGGATTGGTAAACGCAGGTTTGTGGTTGCCACCGGATAAGGTCAAAGAAAAAATGGGCTGCGCACCAGGAGAAAAACTAGTTGATGCGCTGTCGAAAGCCCCCAATCTTGTATTTGAGTTAATTAATGAAAATCAAATCCAATGTGATGCAAAGCGAAATGGGACAATACACTGTGCACATAATCAAAAAGGGTTGAGCGACTTAAAGCTGCGCCATGCGCAATGGCAGGAAAGAAACGCACCGGTGAGCTTACTCGATCAAAAACAAGTCGCAAAACTTACGGGAACTAAGTCTTATCATGGCGGTTTAATAGACCACAGGGCAGGGATCATACAGCCACTTGGATATTTGCGCGGTCTCGCGAGGGCAGCCAAAGCCAAAGGTGCAAAAATATTCGAAAACTCTCCAGTTGTTCGGGTAGAACAAGGCAAAGGCTCTTGGTCAGTGACCACATCAAATGGGGAGGTCGTTGCAAAAACCGTTTTATTTGCGCAAAATGCCTATGCAGAAAAAGGTTTTGGCATGACCCCATCTAAAACTGCAATCGTGAATTATTTTCAAGCCGTTACTCACAGCTTGCCCGACGATATTTGGGCGGCCATACTGCCGCAGGACCAAGGATGTTGGGATACTGCGCCAATTATGACATCAGTGCGAAAAGCCCACAACAATAGATTTGTAATTGGGGCAATGGGCCAACCGGCGGGGTTTGGTCGATATATCCATTTGAGTTGGGCTGAGAAAAAAATGGCAAAACTGTTTCCTGTATTGAAAACGGCAGGGTTTGAATCCTATTGGAGTGGAAAGATTTCAATGAGTTCAAATTATATTCCCAAAATCTTGCGTTTGGATAGCAATCTTTACAGTATTTTTGGGTATTCTGGCCGCGGTATTGGGCCAGGAACTTATTTTGGAACACAGTTTGCTCGATATCTTTTGTCTAATTCCAAACAAACTTTACCTGTCGATATTACGCATTCATACCGAGATCGTTCCAAAGTGATAAAAACCCTTGTTTTTGAGATGGGGGCACGGATTTCACATTTGTAA